In Paenibacillus antri, a single window of DNA contains:
- the rplS gene encoding 50S ribosomal protein L19 encodes MSNLIQEITREQLRSDLPNFRPGDTLRVHVKVKEGTRERIQIFEGVVIKRRGGGISETYTVRKISYGVGVERAFPLHSPRVDKIEVLRRGKVRRAKLYYLRNLRGKAARIKEIR; translated from the coding sequence ATGAGCAACCTGATTCAAGAAATCACTCGCGAGCAGCTTCGCAGCGATCTCCCGAACTTTCGCCCCGGCGACACGCTTCGCGTGCACGTAAAGGTTAAAGAGGGAACGCGCGAGCGGATCCAGATTTTCGAAGGCGTCGTTATCAAGCGTCGCGGCGGCGGTATCAGCGAGACGTATACGGTTCGTAAGATTTCTTACGGCGTAGGCGTCGAGAGAGCGTTCCCGCTTCACAGCCCGCGCGTCGATAAGATCGAAGTGCTTCGCAGAGGTAAAGTTCGTCGCGCGAAGTTGTACTACCTGCGCAACCTGCGCGGTAAAGCGGCGAGAATTAAAGAAATTCGATAA
- the rimM gene encoding ribosome maturation factor RimM (Essential for efficient processing of 16S rRNA), translating to MKPKLLTVGKVANTHGIRGELKVWPETDFPEQRFKSGAGLLLVSPDEAKTMPLTVVTARPQKTVYIVKFKEFDNINEVEAYKGWSLKVSSEERAKLDRDEFYFHDIIGCDVRTEEGEAVGVVTDILRPGANDVWVVKRTNGKTAYIPYIADVVLDVDVAGKVVTIRLMEGLLE from the coding sequence ATGAAACCGAAACTGTTGACCGTCGGCAAGGTCGCGAACACGCACGGCATCCGCGGCGAGCTCAAGGTGTGGCCGGAGACGGACTTCCCGGAGCAGCGCTTCAAGAGCGGCGCGGGACTGCTGCTGGTCTCTCCGGACGAAGCCAAGACGATGCCGCTTACCGTCGTAACCGCGCGACCGCAAAAGACGGTATACATCGTGAAATTCAAAGAATTCGACAATATCAATGAAGTGGAAGCTTATAAGGGCTGGAGCCTGAAGGTATCGTCGGAAGAACGCGCGAAGCTGGATCGGGACGAGTTTTACTTCCACGACATTATCGGCTGCGACGTACGGACCGAGGAAGGCGAGGCGGTCGGGGTCGTCACCGATATTTTGCGGCCGGGCGCCAACGACGTGTGGGTCGTGAAGCGGACGAACGGGAAGACGGCGTACATCCCTTACATTGCGGACGTCGTGCTTGACGTGGACGTGGCGGGGAAGGTCGTCACGATCCGATTGATGGAAGGGTTGCTCGAATGA
- a CDS encoding betaine/proline/choline family ABC transporter ATP-binding protein (Members of the family are the ATP-binding subunit of ABC transporters for substrates such as betaine, L-proline or other amino acids, choline, carnitine, etc. The substrate specificity is best determined from the substrate-binding subunit, rather than this subunit, as it interacts with the permease subunit and not with substrate directly.) produces the protein MITLEHVNKVYDDGFKALQDIELQFREGDLNVLIGPSGCGKTTTMKLINRLIRPTSGKISVAGKDISAIDPVTLRRSIGYVIQSIGLFPHMTIAANVAVVPKLLKWDAKKTERRVDELLELVGLDPDTYRNRYPSELSGGQQQRIGVIRALAAEPDIILMDEPFSALDPISREQLQDELVRLQQELRKTIVFVTHDMDEAIKIADHIVLMKDGRVVQQGSPEAILRRPANEFVSSFVGKKRLLGQDFSDIPTVDDVMTTQPVTAQPTKGLAEAVKIMQNKRVDSLLVVDQWKKLRGTVTVYSVLEHYRDETKTLAELARPFPHVLPSGTPLSEALRIMTEHQAPYVAVADREGRFLGMVTRGSVVKHLADVYPTEGA, from the coding sequence ATGATTACGTTAGAACATGTCAATAAGGTGTACGATGACGGGTTCAAGGCGCTTCAAGATATCGAACTGCAATTCCGCGAGGGAGACCTCAACGTCTTGATCGGGCCGAGCGGCTGCGGGAAGACGACGACGATGAAGCTGATCAACCGGTTGATTCGGCCGACGAGCGGGAAAATTTCAGTCGCTGGCAAGGATATTTCCGCGATCGATCCGGTGACGCTGCGCCGCAGCATCGGCTACGTCATTCAGAGCATCGGGTTGTTCCCGCATATGACGATCGCGGCGAACGTAGCGGTCGTGCCGAAGCTGCTGAAGTGGGACGCGAAAAAGACGGAACGGCGCGTCGACGAGCTGCTCGAGCTCGTCGGATTGGATCCGGATACGTATCGGAACCGGTATCCGTCGGAGCTGAGCGGCGGGCAGCAGCAGCGGATCGGCGTCATTCGGGCGCTCGCCGCGGAGCCGGATATCATCTTGATGGATGAGCCGTTCAGCGCGCTCGACCCGATCAGCCGGGAGCAGCTGCAGGACGAACTCGTTCGGCTGCAGCAGGAGCTGAGGAAGACGATCGTCTTCGTCACCCACGACATGGACGAAGCGATCAAGATCGCGGACCATATCGTGCTCATGAAAGACGGCCGCGTCGTGCAGCAGGGCAGCCCGGAGGCGATCCTAAGGCGCCCGGCCAACGAATTCGTCTCCAGCTTCGTCGGGAAGAAGCGTCTGCTCGGGCAGGATTTCTCGGACATTCCGACGGTGGACGACGTCATGACGACGCAGCCGGTCACGGCCCAGCCTACCAAGGGATTGGCCGAAGCGGTCAAAATCATGCAAAACAAACGGGTCGATTCGCTGCTCGTCGTCGATCAATGGAAGAAGCTCCGCGGCACCGTAACGGTATACAGCGTGCTCGAGCATTACCGGGACGAGACGAAGACGCTCGCCGAGCTGGCGAGGCCGTTCCCGCACGTCCTTCCGTCGGGGACGCCGCTGTCCGAAGCGCTGCGGATCATGACGGAGCATCAAGCGCCATACGTCGCCGTTGCGGATCGGGAGGGCCGGTTCCTCGGCATGGTAACGAGAGGCAGCGTCGTCAAGCATCTGGCGGACGTCTACCCGACGGAGGGGGCGTGA
- the lepB gene encoding signal peptidase I: MEEQESRQQQSSASEWKREAVDWAKALIVAGVLVVVIRWFLFSPYIVDGPSMQPNFHTGERIIVNKILYDIRKPQRGEVLVFHSGYDADYIKRVVALPGETVEVRGDTVLVNGEPLPEPYIREPVDTAAASGGTYNNKDFSAQTVPEGHVFVMGDNRPNSHDSRDIGFVPYEEIVGRADVVIWPIGDIRLIGHH; this comes from the coding sequence ATGGAGGAGCAAGAGTCTCGGCAACAACAATCCTCCGCTTCGGAGTGGAAGCGGGAAGCGGTCGACTGGGCGAAGGCGTTGATCGTCGCCGGCGTGCTCGTCGTCGTCATTCGTTGGTTTCTGTTTTCCCCCTATATCGTGGACGGGCCGTCGATGCAGCCGAATTTCCATACCGGGGAGCGTATCATCGTGAATAAGATATTGTACGACATCCGCAAGCCTCAGCGCGGCGAGGTGCTCGTCTTTCATTCCGGATACGACGCGGATTACATCAAGCGCGTCGTCGCGCTGCCCGGGGAGACGGTCGAGGTGCGCGGCGACACGGTGCTCGTCAATGGGGAGCCGCTGCCGGAGCCGTATATCCGGGAGCCGGTGGATACGGCCGCGGCGTCGGGGGGAACCTACAATAACAAAGATTTCTCGGCCCAGACGGTCCCGGAAGGGCATGTGTTCGTAATGGGCGACAACCGGCCGAATTCGCACGACAGCCGGGATATCGGGTTCGTCCCGTACGAGGAAATCGTCGGGCGGGCGGATGTCGTCATTTGGCCGATCGGGGACATTCGGTTGATCGGACATCATTAA
- the ylqF gene encoding ribosome biogenesis GTPase YlqF has product MTIQWFPGHMTRARRQIEEKLKLIDVAIELLDARLPASSRNPMIGDILGQKPRLVLLNKSDLADPAATERWVEKLAADQVRVLPIDASTGTGVRDILPRAKELMAPKYEAWRKKGMEPRPIRTLIVGIPNVGKSTLINRLAGRAVAATGDRPGVTKGQQWIKFGKEMDLLDTPGILWPKFEDPQVGFRLAATGAIRDEILNSEDVAFFTAKFLCKRYPGVFQERYGIETLPEDLEDPNQVVELLEAIGRRRGAVMSGGKINLAKASDVFLHDLRSGKLGRITLELPGLV; this is encoded by the coding sequence ATGACGATTCAATGGTTTCCGGGACATATGACCCGGGCACGAAGGCAAATCGAAGAAAAGCTGAAATTGATCGACGTGGCGATCGAGCTGCTCGACGCCCGATTGCCGGCTTCGAGCCGCAATCCGATGATCGGCGACATTCTCGGCCAGAAGCCCCGTCTGGTACTGCTCAATAAGAGCGATCTGGCGGATCCGGCGGCGACCGAACGGTGGGTCGAGAAGCTGGCGGCGGATCAAGTGCGGGTGCTTCCGATCGACGCGAGCACGGGAACCGGCGTGCGCGACATCTTGCCTCGGGCGAAGGAGCTCATGGCGCCGAAGTACGAGGCGTGGCGGAAGAAAGGGATGGAGCCCCGTCCGATCCGCACGTTGATCGTCGGCATTCCGAACGTCGGCAAGTCGACGCTCATCAACCGGCTCGCCGGGCGAGCCGTCGCCGCGACCGGGGACCGGCCGGGCGTGACGAAGGGGCAGCAGTGGATCAAGTTCGGCAAGGAGATGGATTTGCTCGATACGCCGGGCATTCTGTGGCCGAAGTTCGAAGATCCGCAAGTCGGGTTTCGATTGGCGGCGACGGGAGCGATCCGGGACGAAATCTTGAATTCGGAAGACGTGGCGTTCTTCACGGCGAAGTTTCTATGCAAGCGGTATCCGGGCGTGTTCCAGGAGCGGTACGGGATCGAAACCCTTCCGGAGGATCTCGAAGATCCGAACCAGGTCGTCGAGCTGCTGGAAGCGATCGGCCGCCGGCGCGGCGCGGTCATGAGCGGCGGGAAGATCAATCTGGCCAAGGCGTCCGACGTCTTCCTGCACGATTTGCGAAGCGGCAAGCTGGGGCGGATTACGTTGGAGCTGCCGGGTTTAGTATAA
- a CDS encoding putative DNA-binding protein, protein MTERERDALAKTNRINSLFDFYEPLLTEKQRTFLEFYFHDDYSLGEIAEQFSVSRQAIYEHIKRAETALEEYEAKLQLLAKHERREAAAKRVEDELGKLGPSPEAERARERLRELMSVI, encoded by the coding sequence ATGACGGAGCGGGAGCGCGACGCGCTGGCCAAGACGAACCGCATCAACTCGCTGTTCGACTTCTACGAACCGCTGTTGACGGAGAAACAACGGACGTTCCTTGAGTTTTACTTCCATGACGATTACTCGCTCGGCGAGATCGCGGAGCAATTTTCCGTATCGAGACAAGCGATCTATGAACATATCAAGCGCGCCGAGACGGCGCTCGAAGAATACGAAGCGAAGCTGCAGCTGCTCGCGAAGCACGAACGCCGCGAGGCGGCCGCGAAGCGGGTGGAGGACGAGCTCGGGAAGCTCGGCCCTTCCCCGGAGGCGGAACGCGCAAGAGAGCGGCTTCGCGAGTTGATGTCGGTAATTTAG
- the rpsP gene encoding 30S ribosomal protein S16: MAVRIRLKRMGAHKAPFYRVVVSDSRSPRDGRFIEEIGTYNPLASSEAVTLDEEKALKWLQSGAQASDTVRNLFSKAGIMTKFHESKLQK; this comes from the coding sequence ATGGCAGTACGTATCCGTTTGAAGCGTATGGGCGCTCACAAGGCACCTTTCTATCGCGTGGTCGTATCCGACTCGCGCTCCCCGCGCGACGGTCGATTCATCGAAGAGATCGGCACATACAATCCGCTTGCTTCCTCCGAAGCGGTAACGCTTGACGAGGAGAAGGCGCTGAAGTGGCTCCAAAGCGGCGCGCAAGCGTCCGACACGGTTCGCAACTTGTTCAGCAAGGCCGGCATTATGACGAAGTTCCACGAGTCCAAGCTGCAGAAGTAA
- a CDS encoding KH domain-containing protein, which translates to MEALVRTLVRGLVDHPDDVRVDVTEDDDSVLYELTVHPEDVGKVIGKGGRIIKAVRVVVTSASAKSGKRIAVEIAS; encoded by the coding sequence ATGGAAGCATTGGTACGAACACTCGTCAGAGGGTTGGTCGACCATCCGGACGACGTGCGCGTGGATGTAACGGAAGACGACGATTCCGTCCTCTATGAACTTACCGTTCATCCGGAGGACGTGGGCAAGGTCATCGGCAAGGGCGGCCGAATCATCAAAGCGGTGCGCGTCGTCGTGACGTCCGCTTCCGCGAAGAGCGGCAAGCGAATCGCCGTGGAAATCGCATCATAA
- a CDS encoding MOSC domain-containing protein encodes MELELFSLNVGKPTTVLYKGREVVTAIAKSPVAGPLRLDAAPLPGDEQADAVHHGGPDKAICAYCYEHYPYWERTIGKPLSPGAFGENFTLLGATEDEVRIGDTFRLGDALLQVSQPRVPCFKLSARHERPTLEAEVTASGFTGFYLRVLNPGAVAAGDRLRLETPHPAGVTVAEANRIMHRDKRDAAGLRRLLDVDALADSWRSQLSKRL; translated from the coding sequence ATGGAGCTTGAACTCTTTTCGTTGAACGTCGGCAAGCCGACGACTGTGCTGTATAAAGGGAGAGAAGTCGTTACCGCCATCGCGAAGTCTCCCGTCGCCGGGCCGTTGCGACTCGACGCGGCGCCGCTCCCGGGGGACGAACAAGCCGACGCGGTACATCACGGCGGACCGGATAAGGCGATCTGCGCGTATTGTTACGAACATTATCCTTATTGGGAACGAACCATCGGGAAGCCGCTCTCGCCCGGCGCCTTCGGCGAAAACTTCACGCTGCTCGGCGCGACGGAAGACGAGGTTCGCATCGGCGACACGTTCCGCCTCGGCGACGCTCTGCTGCAAGTATCGCAGCCGAGAGTACCCTGCTTCAAGCTGTCGGCCCGTCACGAACGGCCGACGCTGGAAGCCGAAGTGACGGCGTCGGGTTTTACAGGCTTCTACTTACGGGTTCTGAATCCGGGCGCGGTCGCCGCCGGAGACCGCCTCCGGCTCGAAACGCCTCATCCGGCCGGCGTCACCGTCGCCGAGGCGAACCGGATCATGCATCGAGATAAGCGCGATGCAGCCGGGCTTCGCAGACTGCTCGACGTCGATGCGCTCGCAGATAGCTGGCGCTCCCAATTATCCAAGCGACTGTAA
- a CDS encoding ABC transporter permease: MNDYWTFLLDRYPDVLRAAGEHLTISGIAVALGCLAAVPLGAYISGDRPGWVRTTVFGIANVFQTIPSLALLAVLIPLFGIGLRPAVFALFLYSLLPILRNTFAGFRSVDAGILEAARGMGYSGWQRLWTIQLPLAFPYIMSGIRVTTVYVISWTTLATLIGAGGLGQLIFSGLGVNKEELIFTGAAAAIALALAADLVLGKIEKAFKGGVVS, encoded by the coding sequence ATGAACGATTACTGGACGTTCCTGCTCGACAGATACCCCGACGTCTTGCGTGCCGCGGGAGAGCATCTGACGATTTCCGGAATCGCCGTCGCGCTCGGCTGCCTCGCGGCCGTACCGCTCGGGGCGTATATTTCCGGCGATCGGCCGGGATGGGTCCGGACGACGGTCTTCGGAATCGCGAACGTGTTCCAGACGATTCCGAGCCTCGCCTTGCTCGCGGTATTGATTCCGTTGTTCGGCATCGGGCTGCGCCCGGCGGTGTTCGCCTTGTTTTTGTATTCGCTGCTGCCGATTCTCCGGAATACGTTCGCCGGGTTCCGCTCGGTCGACGCCGGCATCTTGGAAGCGGCGAGAGGCATGGGGTACAGCGGCTGGCAGCGGTTGTGGACCATTCAGCTGCCGCTGGCGTTCCCGTACATCATGTCCGGCATCCGGGTGACGACCGTATACGTCATCAGCTGGACGACGCTCGCGACGTTAATCGGGGCCGGCGGTCTCGGGCAGCTCATCTTTTCGGGACTCGGCGTCAACAAGGAAGAGCTCATCTTTACCGGAGCGGCCGCGGCGATCGCGCTCGCCTTGGCGGCGGATCTCGTCTTAGGAAAAATCGAAAAAGCATTCAAAGGGGGAGTCGTTTCATGA
- a CDS encoding ABC transporter permease — MNDFFEYVAKHGDTILSMTIDHIAMVASGLGLALLVGIPLGMVCARRERLGRWILGAANVIQVFPSLALLALLMIVLGLGFKTVVVGLFLYSLLPIIRNTSVGLKQVDKVVVEAGRGIGMNAWQLLWKVQFPLSLPFLLAGIRVAAVIAIGVATIAPLIGGGGLGKEIYAGINLRNDIRIFAGAVPAALLAIVADASLGRWERKLNVKNS, encoded by the coding sequence ATGAACGACTTCTTCGAGTACGTGGCAAAGCACGGCGATACGATCTTAAGCATGACGATCGATCACATCGCGATGGTGGCGTCCGGGCTCGGGCTCGCTTTACTCGTCGGCATCCCGCTCGGCATGGTGTGCGCCAGACGCGAACGGTTGGGGCGGTGGATTCTCGGCGCGGCGAACGTCATTCAGGTGTTTCCGAGTCTTGCGTTGTTGGCGCTCCTTATGATCGTACTCGGCCTCGGATTTAAAACCGTCGTCGTCGGCTTGTTTTTATATTCGCTGCTGCCGATCATCCGGAATACGTCCGTTGGCTTGAAGCAAGTCGATAAGGTCGTCGTCGAAGCGGGGCGGGGCATCGGAATGAACGCTTGGCAGCTGCTCTGGAAGGTGCAGTTCCCGTTGTCGCTGCCGTTCCTCCTCGCGGGTATCCGCGTAGCCGCGGTCATCGCGATCGGGGTGGCGACGATCGCTCCGCTCATCGGGGGAGGCGGTCTCGGCAAGGAAATTTACGCCGGCATCAATTTGCGCAACGATATTCGCATCTTCGCCGGCGCGGTTCCCGCCGCGTTGCTGGCGATCGTCGCGGATGCGTCCCTCGGCCGTTGGGAACGAAAACTTAACGTCAAAAACAGTTAA
- the trmD gene encoding tRNA (guanosine(37)-N1)-methyltransferase TrmD, whose protein sequence is MRFDVLTLFPEMFSGMFTTSILGKAQEKGIVSLNAINFREFSGNKHHTVDDYPYGGGGGMVLKAEPIFNAVEHVVAAARAEAGEREPRAPRVVLMCPQGETYTQRKAEEFAKEDHIILVCGHYEGYDERIREHLVTDEISIGDYVLTGGEIAACAIVDSVTRLLPGALGNELSSVTDSYSTGLLEHPHYTRPAEFRGWKVPDVLISGHHVNVDAWRREQSLYRTWRRRPDLLERAELNDKERKLIERWKEEEKEKETK, encoded by the coding sequence ATGAGGTTCGACGTGTTGACGTTGTTTCCCGAGATGTTTTCCGGCATGTTCACGACGAGCATTCTCGGCAAGGCGCAGGAGAAGGGCATCGTCTCGCTGAACGCGATCAACTTCCGCGAATTTTCCGGAAACAAGCATCATACCGTCGACGATTATCCGTACGGCGGCGGCGGCGGCATGGTGCTGAAGGCGGAGCCGATCTTCAACGCGGTCGAGCACGTCGTCGCCGCGGCGCGCGCCGAGGCGGGGGAACGGGAGCCGCGGGCGCCGCGCGTCGTGCTGATGTGCCCGCAGGGCGAGACGTATACGCAGCGGAAGGCGGAGGAGTTCGCTAAGGAAGACCATATCATTCTCGTATGCGGCCATTACGAGGGGTATGACGAACGAATCCGGGAGCATCTCGTCACCGACGAAATTTCGATCGGCGACTATGTGCTTACGGGCGGCGAGATCGCGGCGTGCGCCATCGTCGACAGCGTCACGCGGCTGCTGCCGGGAGCGCTCGGGAACGAGCTTTCTTCGGTTACGGACAGCTACAGCACCGGTCTGCTCGAGCATCCGCACTACACGCGTCCCGCCGAGTTTCGGGGATGGAAGGTGCCCGACGTGCTGATCTCGGGCCATCACGTGAACGTCGACGCTTGGCGCCGGGAGCAGTCGCTGTACCGGACGTGGCGCCGCCGCCCGGACTTGCTCGAACGCGCGGAGCTGAACGACAAAGAGCGGAAGCTGATCGAACGGTGGAAGGAAGAAGAGAAGGAAAAGGAAACGAAATAA
- the ffh gene encoding signal recognition particle protein, whose protein sequence is MAPFEGLSSRLQNVFSKLRGKGKLTEDDVNEALREVRLALLEADVNFKVVKDFVAKVREQAVGQTLEKGFNPAMTVVNIVNKELTELMGGSQSKLARSNRPPTVVMMVGLQGAGKTTTTGKLAKMLLGQNHRPLLVAADVYRPAAIKQLQVLGEQVKAPVFTLGDQANPVDIAKAGLAHAKEHGNDYVIIDTAGRLHIDETLMGELHNIREATKPDEILLVVDAMTGQDAVNVAEHFNSQLELTGVVLSKLDGDTRGGAAISVKAVTGKPIKFAAMGEKLDALEPFHPERMASRILGMGDMMSLIEKAQMNLDESKAKEMERKFRKAEFTFEDFLEQMQQVKKLGPIENILEMLPGMGNMKQLQNAKIDPKQMSRTEAIVLSMTKAEKQGLVVIDAKRRKRIAAGSGTTVADVNRLLKQFEDMKKMMKSLSGMMGGKGSKQMKKMMKGGRGGFGGGGRFPF, encoded by the coding sequence ATGGCACCGTTCGAAGGATTGTCCAGCCGACTGCAGAACGTATTCAGCAAGCTGAGAGGCAAAGGGAAGCTGACCGAGGACGACGTGAACGAAGCGCTTCGCGAGGTGCGGCTCGCATTGTTGGAAGCGGACGTGAACTTCAAAGTCGTGAAGGATTTCGTCGCGAAGGTGAGAGAACAAGCGGTCGGGCAAACGCTCGAGAAGGGCTTCAATCCGGCGATGACGGTCGTGAACATCGTCAACAAAGAGCTGACCGAGCTGATGGGCGGCTCTCAATCGAAGCTCGCTCGCTCGAACCGGCCGCCGACGGTCGTCATGATGGTCGGTCTCCAAGGCGCGGGCAAGACGACGACGACCGGCAAGCTGGCGAAGATGCTGCTTGGGCAAAACCATCGCCCGCTGCTCGTCGCGGCGGACGTCTACCGTCCGGCGGCGATCAAGCAGCTCCAGGTGCTCGGCGAACAAGTGAAGGCGCCGGTATTTACGCTAGGAGATCAAGCGAATCCCGTCGACATCGCGAAGGCGGGACTGGCCCACGCGAAGGAGCACGGCAACGATTACGTCATTATCGATACCGCGGGCCGGCTTCACATCGACGAGACGTTGATGGGCGAGCTTCATAACATCCGCGAGGCGACGAAGCCGGACGAAATCTTGCTCGTCGTCGATGCCATGACCGGTCAGGACGCCGTGAACGTCGCCGAACATTTCAACTCGCAGCTCGAGCTGACGGGCGTCGTCCTGTCGAAGCTCGACGGCGATACGAGAGGCGGGGCCGCGATTTCGGTCAAAGCCGTCACAGGCAAGCCGATCAAATTCGCGGCGATGGGCGAGAAGCTCGACGCGCTCGAGCCGTTCCATCCGGAGCGGATGGCGTCCCGGATTCTCGGCATGGGCGACATGATGTCGCTCATCGAGAAGGCGCAGATGAATCTCGACGAGTCGAAGGCGAAGGAGATGGAGCGGAAGTTCCGCAAGGCGGAATTTACGTTCGAAGATTTCCTGGAGCAGATGCAGCAAGTGAAGAAGCTCGGCCCGATCGAGAACATCCTCGAGATGCTTCCGGGCATGGGCAATATGAAGCAGCTGCAGAACGCGAAGATCGACCCGAAGCAGATGTCGCGAACGGAAGCGATCGTGCTGTCCATGACGAAAGCGGAGAAGCAAGGGCTTGTCGTCATCGACGCGAAGCGCCGCAAGCGCATCGCGGCCGGCAGCGGCACGACGGTGGCCGACGTGAACCGGCTGCTCAAGCAGTTCGAGGACATGAAGAAGATGATGAAGTCTCTCTCGGGCATGATGGGCGGCAAGGGTTCGAAGCAAATGAAGAAGATGATGAAGGGCGGACGCGGCGGTTTCGGCGGCGGCGGACGATTCCCGTTCTGA
- a CDS encoding glycine betaine ABC transporter substrate-binding protein gives MKKLGLAVLSAVVAGVVAGCGAQGGSGGDSIKIGTQTYTEPKIVAEMYKALIEDRTELTAEIVPDLAASPVVINAMKENEIQMASILYSGEIFNGYFDIEQTKDRARVMEQAQAGFDEHYGFTWFDGYGFENTYGFTVRKDVAEQYGLETVSDLAEAAGEMRLGVDTTWLERDNDGYGAFKEFYGYEFGETFPMEISLVYEAVANDEVDVVLAYTTDPRLKEFDLKVLKDDKQFFPPYDGSAVVRNDVLESHPELKEVVELLVGQIDTETMTALNFEVDVNKRDVAEVAKEFLQEKGLLQ, from the coding sequence ATGAAAAAACTAGGTTTAGCGGTACTATCGGCCGTCGTCGCAGGGGTGGTCGCCGGATGCGGAGCGCAAGGCGGTTCGGGAGGCGACTCGATCAAGATCGGAACCCAAACGTATACGGAGCCGAAAATCGTCGCGGAGATGTATAAGGCGTTGATCGAGGACCGCACGGAGCTGACCGCGGAAATCGTGCCCGATCTGGCCGCCAGTCCGGTCGTCATTAACGCGATGAAGGAAAACGAGATTCAGATGGCGTCCATCTTGTATTCGGGCGAAATCTTCAACGGGTATTTCGACATCGAACAGACGAAAGACCGCGCTCGCGTCATGGAACAAGCGCAAGCCGGCTTCGACGAGCACTACGGATTTACGTGGTTCGACGGCTACGGCTTCGAGAATACGTACGGCTTCACCGTGCGCAAGGACGTAGCCGAGCAATACGGTCTCGAGACGGTGTCGGATTTGGCCGAGGCGGCGGGCGAGATGCGGCTCGGCGTCGATACGACCTGGCTGGAGCGGGATAATGACGGATATGGCGCGTTCAAGGAGTTCTACGGCTACGAATTCGGCGAGACGTTCCCGATGGAAATCAGTCTCGTATACGAGGCGGTCGCGAACGACGAGGTCGACGTCGTCTTGGCGTACACGACCGATCCGCGCCTGAAGGAGTTCGACTTGAAGGTGCTGAAGGACGACAAGCAATTTTTCCCGCCGTACGACGGCTCGGCGGTCGTACGCAACGATGTCTTGGAGAGCCATCCGGAATTGAAGGAAGTCGTCGAGCTGCTCGTCGGGCAAATCGACACCGAGACGATGACGGCGCTGAACTTCGAGGTGGACGTTAATAAGCGTGACGTCGCCGAGGTCGCGAAGGAATTCCTTCAAGAGAAAGGCTTGCTGCAATGA